From Bdellovibrio sp. KM01:
TTCAAAGGCAAAAAAGTCGGTGTGGCCCGCGGGGGAGCACAGGAGCTATTGCTTCTGGCAGAGCTTGCGAAGAACAATCTAACCTGGTCTGATAAACCGGGCAAAGACGTGACGATTGTGTACATGGCCTTTGCAGATTTGAATCAAGCCTTGGCCGCGAAACAAATCGACGCCATGGCACAGAGTGAACCGCAATCATCCCAGGCCATCAATAAAGGCTGGGGTACGGAGTTGATGAAACCCTATGACACGGAGATGGGTAAACCAATTCGTACGCTGGTTATGACGGAAAAAATGTATAATGAGAAAAAACCTATCGCTGAAAGATTCGTAAAATGCTTCGTCGAAGTGACTCAGCTTTTCATGGATAAACCAGAAATCGCTGAAAAATTCGTGGTCGAAAAAATGTTTAAAGGTCAGATCACAAATCAAGACTTCAAAGATGCTATCGGCAACTCTCCTTATGTGTATCACTTGACTGCAGAACATATTCAAATCACCACGGATTTTATGCAAAAGTTCGGTGTGGGCCGCATGCAAAATCCCCCGAAAGCGACAGATTGGGTGAAACTTGATTTGCTGGAAGATGCGAAAAAATCTTTGGGTGTGAAATAGGGGACTTGATGGCTAAGGCTAAAATAGATTTCCTATCGCGTATCAAAGGGATTTGGGTGCCAATACTTGCCATCGCCATCTGGGAGCTGGTGGTCCGTATTGGTTGGGTGAATCCGCAAGTTTTGCCAGCCCCCTCAGCGGTGATCGTTCGTTGGTATCAATATTTAATGCCGCAAGAAGCCTATGACCCGGCATCAGGAATCTCTAAAGTATCCTGGATGTTTTCCGGCGAGCTTGTTCACGATTTATGGGCCAGCTTTTACCGCGTGATCCTGGGATGCGTGATTGGCGGAGTCTTGGCATTGCCACTCGGTCTTTTGATGGGTGCAAGCCAAAAGGTTTATGACTATTTCAATCCTTTGGTTCAAGTTCTGCGTCCCATTCCACCGATTGCCTATATTCCGTTGGCTATTTTGTGGTTTGGGTTAGGAAATCCTCCGGCGGTTTTTCTGATCGCACTGGGAGCATTCTTTCCAATCCTGATGAACACCATCGTAGGTGTGCGCGCCGTGGATTCTATCTATATCCGTGCAGCTCGTAACTTAGGCGCAGGATCTTTTTTAATGTTTAGAAAAGTGATCGTGCCTGCAGCAATGCCGTACATTTTAAGCGGCATTCGTATTGGGATCGGGACAGGTTTTATCTGTATGATCGTTGCAGAAATGATCGCGGTGAATTCGGGCCTTGGTTACCGCATCCTGGAAGCTCGTGAATATTTCTGGTCTGATAAAATTATCGCCGGGATGTTTTCCATCGGTCTTTTGGGACTTGCGATCGATACCGTGGTGGATAAATTGAACAATTACTTGCTCCGTTGGCACCGAGGTCTTGAATAATGACAAACACAGAAACTCAAATCAAAGTTCAAGGTGTCGATAAAATCTTCGTCGGTGGTGAAGAGGGTAAAGAGGTCATTGCTCTTAAAGACATCAATCTGGAGATTCCTCGCGGGCAGTTTCTGTGCCTGCTGGGGCCGTCAGGTTGTGGTAAGAGCACGCTGTTAAATGCGATTGCGGGATTTTCCCTGCCGACGAATGGACAAGTTTTGGTCGAGAGTAAAGTCGTCCAGGAGCCGGGGCCAGATCGTGGCATGGTTTTCCAAGAGTACGCGTTGTTTCCGTGGATGTCGGTCGAAGACAACATCACATTTGGTTTGCGCATTAAAAAGAATGTGCCTGAAGATAAAATTCAAAAGACTTTGGAATCATTGTTAGAGAAATTGAAACTAACGGAATTCCGTAAGCGCTTCCCGAAAGATCTGTCAGGTGGTATGCGCCAACGTGTGGCGATCGCGCGCGTCTTGGCCCTGGATCCACCGATTATGCTTATGGATGAGCCCTTTGGAGCGTTAGATGCCTTGACCCGCAGAAGTCTGCAAGACGAGCTGATTAAGCTGTGGCAAGAGACTAAAAAGACTGTGGTCTTCGTCACTCATAGTATGGAAGAAGCGATTTATCTCGCGGACCGTATCGTGGTCATGACCTACCGACCAGGAACCGTGAAGAAAGATCTGATCGTCGATCTTCCTCGCCCAAGAAGCCCAGCCGCCAATGATTTCAATGCCCTTAAGCGTGAAATCAGCGACTTGGTCATGGCCGAGCAAAACCGCTTCCAAAACGCCCAAATCCGCGGATCTACTGGCGACTAAATCAAATTCCTATTCAATAGTGCACTCAATTCGATCGAGTTCTCGGCATCAGCCGAGAGCTTGATACGAACTTTCACTGGTGCTAAGCATGCTTCAGCGTAAGTCATCCTATAAGTTACCCTGACATTCAGCTTATCTTCGCTGATCGCCACATTAAAATGATTGGGAAAATAGTTTTGATTCGTTTCGAACTGTAAATAGGTCGAATCAATCTGCACAAGCAAGGGTTGGCTGAGGAAACCTATGGCTTTCGACCCATCAAAGTCTAACGTCCAAAGTATGTTTTCATTTTGCACTTCGGCGGGAACATCACCACGCTGAATAATGTCTAGAACGCGGTTGATGTGTTCTTGAGTCAGATTTCCCTTGCTCATCGCCGCGGCGACCGCCGCTTCATTTGAGCGTTGCAGAAAGGAATCCATCCTTTTGCGGTACAGTCGGCAGCTCGTCTGTTCCTGGGTCTCATTCAGCACCTGGGCTGTTTGAATTTTGATTTCGCCGACCAAGTGATCGGCGAAGACGGACGGTGAACTGATTAAGATAAGACTCAAAAGAAACCATTTCATAAATCTTCCTTAGTCTTTTGAAAAGCCAACAGATCCGCTAAACATGACAGGCGTTGTGATTTCGACTGTCTCTTCTGCCTTGGAGTTATTCGCTGAAATATAAGAGTCTGTTTTGGAAGTTCCTCCCAATGTTGAGTTGGCGATATCCAAGACAATCGCACCAGCCTGGCAATAGGGATGAGCACATTTTCTTAGCCCTTCAGCGGCAGCAGAAGCGCCATTTTTACCCGGCGTTCCTGATTCCACAGGTGGCAGAGGCACCCCAAGTCTTGCCATAGAAATGTCATCTAAAACTTCCTGCATCAATCTTTGCTTTATATCCCAAGCTGTTTGTGCTTTGACTTCCGCGCAAACGCGAGAGTCGTTACAACTCATCGTCAGTGAAAACCAGCCAGAGGTTTCTGCAGTTTCGATCAGTGACGAGGCCGTGCTAGTTTTAAAGAATCCACCCTTGGATGAAGACTCGCGAATTTTTTTAGCCAGTAGACCCTTATTGTAAGTGGCGGTGTAACCAAACGTCGCACCCACTTCGTATTTATAGAAGGCAGTTGGCGTGATCAGGCCTGCTAAAACCTGGGAATCGATTTGCTCAGGAATTTCGCGTGTGAAGGGATCACGAAGTTTACAAGCTCCAAACAAGCTGAGATCCAAGCGGGCAGAGTAACTTCCGGCGCCAACATTGCTGTCCTTGGGAAGCGGCAAGTCTTCGTTAAAAGCGATACGCATATCAGGATCTTGGTTTTTTGCCTGATTCCAGGCAAGCGTCACTTCTTTCAACGGCACCGCCATGAAGGCCACAGGAACAGCGGTATTGTATTGACGAAAGCGTTGAACATTTTTTTCGATGTTCATATCAAAGATCATTTCCACGGAGGCACCTAATGCCGCGGCCAGATCGCCATAGTCGGATTTGATATTCTCGCGTGTTTCGCGAATTTTGGTCAAAGCTTCCTCGTTGACCTTTCCTTTGATAGCTTCTGTCGTCTGTCTGTTAAGTTCTGTCATCATTTTATTTAATGAATTGATTTCTGCACAGCGCCCCAGGTTGCCGCTGGTGATCCCTGTAACCTTGCGTGTTGCTTGCGCCGGAGGCAGTACATAAGCTGTCTTGCAATCCGCTGTCAGAAAATAGCCGCCACTGTTAGGTGGCGTGCGGATACTTTTCGCTATATCACAGGATGTCGAAATTCTTGGACCTACAGCAAAAGCCGAACTTGAAATCACCGATAAAAAGAGGATCCATATTTTCATAAATTTTCCTTTTTCAAAAATTCCTTGGCCAGATTCACCATTTCGTACGAATCACTTCTTGGGTCCGATATTATAGGGAAGACTTCCAGAAGCAGTTGAATGCTTTCCGATTTGGGTTGGTTTTCCAATTGCAATATCACTGAACCTAAGACATATGCCTGAGCGATCGGCAAAGACTTCGGATCAGGTTGTTGCCACTGAATTTTGCCCATTTGCGAGCTCCAAGATTTGTACAATCTACTTAAAATCGTCGCTTGCATCTGAGCCTGCGAAGATACACCCGGCGTATCCTGTCCATTATTTTCAGGTCTCGGAGTTCCGGAGTTTTCACAAGATGTAAGCAGTGAAACAATGCAAATGAGACCGAGCAGGTTTTTCATCTTAGTCTCCGATATTTACATCCAACGTTTCCCCAATAACGTAATTTAACGTGTATTGGGGATTCTCAGGTTTTACGTAGTCAATGTTCATTCCCCAATTATTATAAAGCTCAGAGTCTTTCGCAGTCGCTTTCTGGGCGGTATTTAGAGTCACATAATCGGCTTTCACCGAATTCAAGAAGGTTTGAATTCTTTCGGCAGAATGAAGCATTTCTGATGTGGCCACGACAGAACGAGCGGCAACACCCAATGCGAAGGCTTCCGCCAGTTCATTTTGCTTCGTAGTGTTCTTGTTGCTGACCACGTTCGGTTGGAATTTCCAGAACTGCTGGTAAATGGATGTATAAGCGCTTTGCTTGATCCACATGGTTTTGTCTGGAAGGGCTTTTTCATAAGTGATATCTCTTACGACCGAGAACTGAACAGTTTGCTCCATAAGATCACAGGCCAAAGCATTCTTATCCGAAAGATCAATTTGAATCTCCTGACCATCGGACTCACGAACTTTTGCAGCGAGCAAAGAAATTTCTTTCTCTAAAGTTCCCTTTTGTTCGCGGTACTCCGTATCGTTAGAGATCCAGTAACCATAGTTTTTAGTCAGGTTGATTTTTGGTTCACCCACCACCACTGAGTTTTCAAATGTCGAAAACTTGGCAAGGGCCGCAGCCGAAATCCCATCCCCGGGGATAATTAGTTTCGCCTTAAATCGCTTTCCAAGAAAGATCGACATTTTGCATAGATCACCAGCTGTCGAATTTCTTTTTGCATTAACAATCACCTTTAAAGGCGTGTTTTTAACAAACAAACGGTGAAAGCGAGAAGCTCCCGTAGGCAATTTATAAACTTCCGCGCGCAGTCCCGTATCAGAATCCAAGTAAATGCTCTCGCTTTTAAGGGTGGGAGCCCACTTTCCAAGGGAGCCCCAGTCTGTCGCTTGAGCATTCGCAGTCGTCGCGATTAATAAAATGAATGTTGCGAGTTTCATAAAAGTCTCCGATTAATTGAAGCCAGACGTGTGGTCCACAGTCGTTGTTTGATTTGCTTCTAAAGTGATACGCTCAGTGATCCAAGAATCGTCTTTAATGTCTTTAGTAAGTTCGCTCACGCCATTGCGATCTACTCTTGTGTAGATGGTTTGAGTGCTGCAGCTTCTAGATGCGCCAATACCGAAGAATCCTGAATTGCTGGAGCAGACTTGTCTTGTACCTGTGGCAACATCTTCGGTTCCTGGCAGAATTTCTGGAGCTCCCGCAATAGGTTCCTCACTGAAGATACCTAGTTGCTTTAGTTTGTTTTCTGCACGGGTGAAGTACTGTTGAATACTTTTGTTGATGATCCGAGCGAACGGTGACAGCTCCTCACCATCAGCAACGCCTTTCATATAGTCGTCAAAGCTGTAGGGACGGCCTTTGTCGTCGATCGTAATGCTAAGGGAGTTATCAAGTCCGCCGGCGATTACACCTTGGGTAAAATCACGACGGGTGTACTTTCCTCTCTCGATATAGCTTTCGATATTGTTTAAGAAATCCGTCGTCTTGATAGTTGCATTCACGTCCAGCTTGATACCTGTTTGCACATTGACCTTGTAAGCCAGATTCAGTGCGACAGTTTCGCTGATCAGTCTTTCCAGATCTTCTCGATTGTCTTTGCTGTTGCAGTAAGCCGACGTCGAGATATCAACCAGACCCGTCAGTCCGCCGTTCATCGCAACATATGTTGCCTCGGGATCCAGGGTGACCCCTGCAACAGCCGGAACACGATAGCTTGGGAAATCGACATTCAAGATCGTTTTACCCACCGTTGTCTTTGCCGACTTTCTTGAAATAACCAGAGTAGAGGAGGTGATTAATGCGGGTGTGAATTTCGTTGGACCGTTCGAGCCATCCGGCAATTCATTGGCCACACGGTAAGCTTCCACGTTTTGCATGATACGGTCTTCAAGAGTGTATTTGACTCGCAATGCAGGCATGAGGTCGTAAATACCAAAGATATCGTTCTTTCTTTTTGTATAATAGGCAATTTGCTTTCTGAGCTCTTTAATTTGCAACTTGTAGAGGTCTTTCTTTTCGGGAGGAGCCTCTGTGATTTTCAAGATCACCTGGTCAAGTTCGGCACTCAAGCTTGCGATCTTTGCGTCGTAGTCAAATGACTGGGATTTTTTATTAAGGATTTCCTTACAAAAACGGTCTGCTGCACCTGGAAGTTTCGCCCAGGATTTGACGGCCTTGATGTTTTTCTGAGGCAATACATAAGCAGTGTTGCAGTCTTTGCTAAAATAGATCGGAGCCTGGTTTTCCACCGACGGAGCTTTGACCTGACAGGACTTTTCTGGCTTTAGAACCGCGAACTGACTTTCTTCAGGCACGGCGTGAGCGGGCTGGGCCATGCTCAAAGACAGGACGGTTCCTACGAGCAATTTATTTTTCATGGTGATCTCCTTTGTGTAGGTTCGGAAATTATTGAACTTCTTTTTCTCGTTGAGTGCCGCAGACGATCCATTTCTTGGATATTTTTTTGGCGCGTTGGCTTTGGCTGCTGTATCCGACTTCGATGTATTCCAGTTTCTTCAAATCAGGCGTTTTTACGAACTCGACGGCCCAGCGTTCGTCACGGCCTGTGACATCGTCATAGTTTCTGTCGCGAAATCGATAGTGTAGCATTCGCGAATTCTGAATTTCTAATTGATGGGTTTTTGAGTATTCGAACTCAGGAATGTAAAAGGGGACATAGCGCTCAAAGCCAGTTTTATCGACGACGAGCATATCGGCAATGATGGTGCCATGAATTTCATGGGAGGATTTTGCGACTCTGCAGACCTGAATTTCAATGTGGCAGCTACCGAGTTCATAGCGGCCTTCCATTTCTCTAAGAAATTCGATCATGCGCAGATCTTTAGGGTCGCTTGCCGCATGTGTAGGGCACG
This genomic window contains:
- a CDS encoding ABC transporter substrate-binding protein, with the protein product MSHKIILSTILASLSLAPLSFANAQAKGTPDVVRVGNLKFAHYGAISYMSEYCGKYNLKVQERVFAKGIDIMPAIIAGEIDVAASAADAAIAGRASKVPIYAIAGFAEGGARIVAGKDSKITSVKDFKGKKVGVARGGAQELLLLAELAKNNLTWSDKPGKDVTIVYMAFADLNQALAAKQIDAMAQSEPQSSQAINKGWGTELMKPYDTEMGKPIRTLVMTEKMYNEKKPIAERFVKCFVEVTQLFMDKPEIAEKFVVEKMFKGQITNQDFKDAIGNSPYVYHLTAEHIQITTDFMQKFGVGRMQNPPKATDWVKLDLLEDAKKSLGVK
- a CDS encoding ABC transporter permease; the protein is MAKAKIDFLSRIKGIWVPILAIAIWELVVRIGWVNPQVLPAPSAVIVRWYQYLMPQEAYDPASGISKVSWMFSGELVHDLWASFYRVILGCVIGGVLALPLGLLMGASQKVYDYFNPLVQVLRPIPPIAYIPLAILWFGLGNPPAVFLIALGAFFPILMNTIVGVRAVDSIYIRAARNLGAGSFLMFRKVIVPAAMPYILSGIRIGIGTGFICMIVAEMIAVNSGLGYRILEAREYFWSDKIIAGMFSIGLLGLAIDTVVDKLNNYLLRWHRGLE
- a CDS encoding ABC transporter ATP-binding protein, yielding MTNTETQIKVQGVDKIFVGGEEGKEVIALKDINLEIPRGQFLCLLGPSGCGKSTLLNAIAGFSLPTNGQVLVESKVVQEPGPDRGMVFQEYALFPWMSVEDNITFGLRIKKNVPEDKIQKTLESLLEKLKLTEFRKRFPKDLSGGMRQRVAIARVLALDPPIMLMDEPFGALDALTRRSLQDELIKLWQETKKTVVFVTHSMEEAIYLADRIVVMTYRPGTVKKDLIVDLPRPRSPAANDFNALKREISDLVMAEQNRFQNAQIRGSTGD